In Phaeobacter porticola, one DNA window encodes the following:
- the sthA gene encoding Si-specific NAD(P)(+) transhydrogenase — protein sequence MTEFDYDLIIIGSGPSGRTAAIQAGKLNRRVLVIDRKDRLGGVSVHTGTVPSKTLRETVLNLSGWRERSFYGRAYRVKDQIQAEDLKARLHMTLDHEVDVLEHQFNRNHVEVLPGLARFVGPNEVEVATEAGDTTRVTGEKFLIATGTRTYRPDYVPFNGKTVVDGDEFLEMEEIPRSLVVVGAGVIGVEYATMFSALDVRVTLVEPRDTFLDFIDSTLIQDFTHQIRENGVDLRLGSAIISIEDEGTHIEVSLENGRHVRGDMLLFAAGRMGNTEALNLDAVGLETDHRGRLSVDRKSYQTPVPHIYATGDVIGHPSLASTSLQQGRVAACHALETPTLPESPWFPYGIYSVPEMSTCGMSEEELQERGIPYEIGIARFRETSRGHIMGLEHGMLKMLFSLKTRRVLGVQIVGEGATELIHIAQAVLNLKGTVDYFVQNTFNYPTLAEAYKIAGLDAFNRMPIPDEFKVKKPGEEKPKAATKAKVAAKSTKAAE from the coding sequence ATGACAGAATTTGACTACGATCTAATCATTATCGGTTCTGGCCCTTCTGGCCGGACCGCTGCCATTCAGGCCGGAAAATTGAACCGGCGCGTGCTGGTGATCGACCGCAAGGATCGGCTCGGCGGGGTTTCTGTCCATACCGGAACGGTGCCCTCCAAAACTCTGCGTGAAACCGTATTAAACCTGTCAGGGTGGCGTGAGCGCAGCTTTTACGGGCGCGCCTACCGGGTGAAGGACCAGATTCAGGCCGAAGATCTCAAGGCCCGCCTGCACATGACCCTCGACCATGAGGTCGACGTTCTGGAGCATCAGTTCAACCGCAACCATGTTGAGGTTCTGCCGGGCCTTGCGCGCTTTGTTGGCCCGAATGAGGTCGAAGTTGCAACTGAGGCAGGCGATACCACCCGCGTTACCGGCGAGAAGTTCCTGATCGCCACCGGAACACGTACCTATCGCCCTGACTACGTGCCCTTCAATGGCAAAACCGTAGTCGATGGTGACGAGTTCCTCGAGATGGAGGAAATCCCGCGCTCGCTCGTTGTGGTCGGTGCAGGGGTTATTGGCGTTGAATATGCCACTATGTTCTCGGCACTGGATGTGCGGGTCACATTGGTCGAGCCCCGCGACACATTTCTTGATTTCATCGACAGTACGTTGATCCAGGATTTCACCCACCAGATCCGTGAAAACGGCGTTGATCTGCGCCTTGGCTCGGCCATCATCTCGATTGAGGACGAAGGCACTCACATCGAAGTCAGCCTGGAGAACGGACGTCACGTGCGGGGCGACATGCTGCTGTTCGCCGCGGGCCGCATGGGCAATACCGAAGCCCTCAACCTGGACGCTGTTGGACTGGAAACGGATCATCGCGGCCGCCTTAGCGTAGATCGCAAATCCTATCAAACCCCGGTGCCGCATATCTATGCAACCGGCGATGTGATCGGTCACCCCTCGCTGGCCTCAACCTCTCTGCAACAAGGGCGGGTCGCCGCCTGTCATGCGCTGGAAACCCCGACCCTACCAGAGAGCCCCTGGTTCCCATATGGCATCTATTCGGTGCCCGAGATGTCCACTTGCGGCATGTCCGAAGAGGAACTTCAGGAACGTGGCATACCCTATGAAATCGGCATCGCCCGGTTCCGTGAAACCTCCCGCGGGCACATCATGGGTCTGGAGCACGGTATGCTCAAGATGCTGTTTTCGCTCAAAACGCGCCGGGTGTTGGGGGTGCAGATCGTTGGTGAAGGCGCGACCGAACTTATCCACATCGCCCAGGCGGTCCTGAACTTAAAAGGGACGGTAGACTACTTCGTACAGAATACCTTCAACTACCCCACTCTGGCCGAAGCCTACAAAATCGCGGGTCTTGATGCGTTCAACCGGATGCCTATCCCCGATGAGTTTAAAGTGAAGAAACCCGGAGAAGAAAAACCCAAAGCCGCGACAAAGGCCAAAGTCG